A stretch of the Duncaniella dubosii genome encodes the following:
- a CDS encoding SusC/RagA family TonB-linked outer membrane protein: MTRKVWLVAFMALCAAFPAFAQTITVKGTVVDKEGEPLIGASVVVRGETLGTATDIDGNYTISAPSDGTLVVSYVGYETQEIAINGRTEIDVTMSENSVMLGEVVAIGYGTVKKSDATGSVATIKPSEIEAGLATSAQDLLVGASPGVVVTTSGNPSEGGNIQIRGGASLAASNAPLIVIDGVPMDTKGIVGSSNPLALVSPENVESMTILKDASATAIYGSRASNGVIIITTKAGAKGKPQVNFTMNGYINTTRKYLDMMSASQFRNFITEEYGLESAQYGQIRDYDTDWQKELTRTTFSSDYSLSVGGTAGWLPYRVGVTYTDNNGIINNTDMDRLTASINLTPKFFNNLLSVNANVKGAYITNNYGANTLRASAGMNPTLPVIDPNGSPLFSNYTSYVNGGILAGPDAIGETIDSTTSPLNPIAENRAAVSKGTAYQSVGNLQLDLKMPFLTDLRANLNLGYDYQHGENHSNDFINTPKAWNNGYTVLENGNRINIKDGGVSRKYEFQTRVNLLLDFYLNYNHAFESINSTLDVTAGYSWQKFHNKKRDYTRVYEVVNPENEKYIGNQADPTNITIQPHQLVSFFGRVNFTFLDKYLVTATVRRDGTSRFSKDNRWGTFPSVALGWKLLEENFMESARSYMNELKIRAGYGVTGQQDLGDDYFPYLPVYNQWTGGGAVYPSITGQPTVGTYPFYATAYNSNIKWEETHTWNAGVDFGFLNNRILGSLDFYKRKTKDLLTKSPYPAGSNISNAGNMNLGDLENTGIEFNITARPIVTNDFRWTSAFNVAWNKNKITRLADGADTVVDDSGISLGNGNKIQKHQVGQSAFSFYVYEQVYDENGNPLEGVYVDQNGDGEITVDDKIIYHSRDPKVTMNWNNTFNYKNWDFGISLRANLGNWVYNDTQANSAVKEVNNSLPLSNLNTTSFLFNKTTNELACSSYFVQNASFLRCDNITVGYTWDNLLNNRLRLRLYGACQNPFVITKYKGLDPEIFSGIDNNVYPHPLTVSFGIVASF; this comes from the coding sequence ATGACCCGGAAAGTATGGCTGGTGGCATTCATGGCCCTCTGTGCAGCTTTCCCCGCTTTCGCGCAAACGATTACAGTCAAAGGTACTGTAGTTGACAAAGAGGGCGAACCTCTGATTGGCGCAAGTGTAGTAGTCCGGGGCGAGACCCTCGGAACTGCCACCGACATCGACGGCAACTACACTATCTCCGCTCCATCCGACGGCACCCTCGTGGTGTCATACGTCGGCTATGAGACTCAGGAAATAGCCATCAACGGCCGTACCGAAATCGACGTCACAATGTCAGAAAACTCTGTGATGCTCGGCGAAGTCGTAGCGATCGGTTACGGTACAGTCAAGAAAAGCGATGCCACCGGTTCAGTGGCGACAATCAAGCCTTCGGAAATCGAAGCCGGCCTTGCCACATCGGCTCAGGATCTTCTCGTCGGTGCTTCTCCGGGTGTGGTCGTGACCACTTCAGGTAATCCATCGGAAGGCGGTAACATCCAGATCCGTGGTGGCGCTTCACTCGCCGCATCCAACGCTCCCCTTATCGTCATCGACGGAGTTCCCATGGACACTAAGGGTATCGTAGGTTCTTCAAACCCTCTCGCACTCGTATCGCCTGAAAACGTCGAATCGATGACCATCCTCAAGGATGCTTCGGCTACAGCTATCTACGGTAGCCGTGCGTCAAACGGTGTCATCATCATCACCACAAAAGCCGGTGCGAAGGGCAAACCTCAAGTCAACTTCACCATGAACGGATACATCAACACCACCCGCAAGTATCTCGACATGATGAGCGCAAGCCAGTTCCGCAACTTCATCACAGAAGAATACGGACTCGAATCGGCTCAGTACGGACAGATCCGCGACTATGACACCGACTGGCAGAAGGAACTCACACGCACGACATTCTCATCGGACTACAGCCTCAGCGTCGGCGGTACTGCCGGATGGCTTCCCTACCGCGTCGGCGTAACCTACACAGACAACAACGGTATCATCAACAATACCGACATGGATCGTCTGACCGCATCAATCAACCTGACTCCAAAGTTCTTCAACAATCTTCTCTCGGTCAACGCTAACGTCAAGGGTGCATACATCACCAATAATTATGGTGCAAACACACTCCGTGCATCCGCCGGCATGAACCCGACTCTTCCTGTAATCGACCCCAACGGCTCTCCGCTCTTCAGCAACTATACATCATACGTCAACGGCGGTATCCTCGCCGGTCCTGACGCCATCGGTGAAACCATCGACTCCACTACATCACCGCTCAACCCTATCGCTGAAAACCGCGCAGCAGTTTCAAAAGGTACAGCATATCAGTCGGTTGGCAATCTCCAGCTCGACCTCAAGATGCCATTCCTCACCGACCTGCGTGCAAACCTTAACCTCGGTTACGACTACCAGCACGGTGAAAACCACTCAAACGATTTCATCAACACTCCAAAGGCATGGAACAACGGCTATACAGTGCTTGAAAACGGCAACCGCATCAACATCAAGGACGGTGGTGTCAGCCGCAAATATGAATTCCAGACCCGTGTCAACCTCCTCCTTGATTTCTATCTCAACTACAACCACGCCTTCGAGAGCATCAACTCGACTCTTGACGTGACAGCAGGTTACTCATGGCAGAAATTCCACAACAAGAAACGCGACTACACCCGCGTGTATGAAGTTGTAAATCCTGAAAACGAGAAATACATCGGCAATCAGGCAGACCCGACAAACATCACTATCCAGCCTCATCAGCTTGTGTCGTTCTTCGGACGTGTAAACTTCACATTCCTTGACAAATATCTTGTGACTGCCACAGTGCGCCGCGACGGTACTTCACGCTTCTCCAAGGACAACCGCTGGGGTACTTTCCCCTCTGTGGCCCTCGGCTGGAAGCTTCTTGAAGAAAACTTCATGGAAAGCGCCCGCAGCTATATGAACGAACTCAAAATCCGCGCAGGCTACGGTGTGACCGGCCAGCAGGATCTCGGCGATGACTACTTCCCCTATCTTCCCGTCTACAACCAGTGGACAGGCGGTGGCGCAGTCTATCCATCAATCACCGGCCAGCCTACAGTCGGAACATATCCCTTCTATGCAACTGCCTACAATTCAAACATCAAGTGGGAGGAAACCCACACATGGAACGCAGGTGTTGACTTCGGATTCCTCAACAACAGAATCCTCGGTAGCCTTGATTTCTACAAGCGCAAAACCAAGGACCTCCTCACAAAGTCTCCCTATCCCGCAGGCTCAAACATCTCGAACGCCGGCAACATGAACCTCGGTGACCTTGAGAACACAGGTATCGAGTTCAACATAACCGCCCGTCCTATCGTCACCAACGATTTCCGCTGGACATCCGCATTCAACGTCGCATGGAACAAGAACAAGATTACCCGCCTTGCCGACGGTGCCGACACTGTTGTCGACGACTCAGGCATCTCGCTCGGTAACGGTAACAAGATCCAGAAACATCAGGTAGGCCAGTCAGCCTTCAGTTTCTATGTCTACGAACAGGTGTATGACGAAAACGGCAATCCCCTTGAAGGTGTCTACGTAGACCAGAACGGCGACGGTGAAATCACAGTCGACGACAAGATTATCTACCACAGCCGTGACCCGAAGGTGACAATGAACTGGAACAACACTTTCAACTACAAGAACTGGGACTTCGGTATCTCACTCCGCGCCAACCTCGGCAACTGGGTGTATAACGACACTCAGGCAAACAGCGCTGTGAAAGAAGTCAACAACTCACTGCCCCTCTCAAATCTCAACACCACCTCATTCCTCTTTAACAAGACTACCAACGAGCTCGCCTGCAGCAGCTACTTCGTACAGAACGCATCGTTCCTCCGCTGTGACAACATCACCGTGGGCTATACATGGGACAATCTTCTCAACAACCGTCTGCGCCTGCGCCTCTACGGTGCTTGTCAGAATCCGTTCGTGATCACCAAATACAAAGGTCTCGATCCTGAAATCTTCTCAGGTATTGACAACAACGTCTATCCCCACCCGCTGACCGTATCGTTTGGTATCGTGGCTTCATTCTAA
- a CDS encoding RagB/SusD family nutrient uptake outer membrane protein: MKLSKYIVLGAIALSSPAFVACVGDLDVTPENPTTKTEISTAEELYGELAGIYGGLVFEGGITVDDGGTGVYTRQLWNLQELCSDETLIGSNWADGGINELVYSTWSPDNHWLYECFSRFNYQIAIVNQFLRDLHKYGSLLPGSDNLSVEVFDAEARTLRALSYYHMIDIFGVGPWTTEDSPVGVTPPTYDRKQLFEAVVEDLANAIPNLVPASQQVYGRLSREAGYMLLAKLYLNAEVYTGEPRWQDCANACNEIRKTIDTLAPTYKYLFCATNDKYVGNGEIIWGIPQDGTTLTTYGGTTYISGGSYRGDSELLKTLGLAVSGWEGPRVREELSKALLPNDARRLIYEGEYTEDIQDLSDKNQGYMCVKFVYTPEDDYKNEKQETPYCNTIFNPADFPLFRLADVYLMLAECELNGAQGCNGLEMMNRVRQRAGLADVRTLTAENILDERMCELYWEGHRRSDLVRFGKFAGSNYNWSWKGANANGANVQAYRNVYCVPTQFVSTLGQNPGY, translated from the coding sequence ATGAAATTATCAAAATATATCGTTCTCGGTGCCATCGCTCTCTCATCGCCCGCTTTCGTTGCGTGTGTGGGTGACCTTGATGTGACTCCCGAGAATCCGACGACAAAAACAGAAATCTCCACTGCCGAAGAACTCTACGGAGAACTTGCCGGTATCTACGGCGGTCTTGTATTTGAAGGCGGTATTACAGTTGACGACGGCGGAACTGGTGTCTACACACGTCAGCTCTGGAACCTTCAGGAACTCTGTTCCGACGAAACACTCATCGGTTCGAACTGGGCCGACGGCGGTATCAACGAGCTCGTCTACTCCACATGGTCGCCTGACAACCACTGGCTCTACGAATGCTTCTCGCGCTTCAACTACCAGATTGCAATCGTCAACCAGTTTCTCCGCGACCTTCACAAATATGGCAGCCTGCTTCCCGGAAGCGACAATCTGTCTGTCGAAGTATTCGACGCAGAAGCCCGCACCCTCCGCGCGCTTTCATATTATCACATGATCGACATTTTCGGCGTAGGCCCGTGGACAACAGAGGATTCTCCTGTCGGAGTGACACCTCCCACCTACGACCGCAAGCAACTTTTCGAAGCTGTGGTGGAAGACCTTGCCAATGCAATCCCCAACCTCGTTCCCGCCTCTCAGCAGGTCTACGGACGTCTTTCCCGCGAAGCCGGCTACATGCTCCTTGCCAAACTCTACCTCAACGCCGAAGTCTACACAGGCGAGCCACGCTGGCAGGACTGCGCAAACGCATGTAACGAAATCCGCAAGACAATCGACACCCTTGCACCGACCTATAAATATCTCTTCTGTGCCACCAACGACAAGTATGTGGGCAACGGTGAAATCATCTGGGGTATTCCTCAGGACGGAACTACCCTCACCACATACGGCGGTACTACCTATATCTCGGGCGGCAGCTACCGTGGCGACTCAGAACTCCTCAAGACCCTCGGACTCGCAGTGTCGGGATGGGAAGGTCCCCGCGTCCGCGAAGAACTTTCAAAAGCGCTTCTTCCCAACGATGCACGACGTCTTATCTACGAAGGAGAATACACCGAGGACATACAGGACCTCAGCGACAAGAATCAGGGCTACATGTGCGTGAAGTTTGTCTACACTCCTGAGGACGACTACAAAAACGAGAAACAGGAGACTCCCTATTGCAACACAATTTTCAACCCTGCCGATTTCCCCCTCTTCCGTCTTGCCGACGTATATCTGATGCTTGCAGAATGTGAGCTTAACGGCGCACAGGGATGCAACGGTCTTGAGATGATGAACCGTGTGCGTCAGCGTGCCGGTCTCGCAGATGTAAGAACTCTCACCGCCGAAAATATCCTTGACGAGCGTATGTGTGAGCTCTATTGGGAAGGACACCGCCGTTCCGACCTTGTACGTTTCGGAAAATTCGCAGGTTCAAACTATAACTGGAGCTGGAAAGGCGCGAATGCCAACGGAGCTAACGTACAGGCTTACCGCAATGTCTACTGTGTGCCCACCCAGTTTGTCTCTACCCTTGGTCAGAATCCCGGCTACTAA
- a CDS encoding SusE domain-containing protein codes for MKKLYILASLAVAAAAFTSCEADKEPIYHAPEPATFVLNTPPMANQLYILQDGGTVSLTTSQPDYGVATTTQYSVDVTLDNEFVEATAEGGEANYMTLTPKVPTQAKIELDAKELDEVLCKLMGVSSFAQYPEEGIAPVKVTMRAHAWITNVASSQCVSNNIVLEAVQLFNPFPEVPRFVYFVGAPTGWTEPSEANAKLYANWAIEETGVGTGIFEGSVNIPAGAQEFRFYTQLAGWDAPNASLGAQTAGSVVNFSNTDILLDPTYTQNNWKTDESWAGGDVTFVFDLTDADAPKITAKEGKFVKETYVYLVGSMAGWAEPSEASAAVYANWRLIDREGEGIYTNTFNIAAGDLYFRIYPELTGWGATPYSSDNGGSDLTMTLGDAYKCVTGEGCWTFNWGGGDLTFTLDTTADPATLTVSSATE; via the coding sequence ATGAAAAAGTTATATATTTTAGCATCTCTTGCGGTAGCCGCCGCTGCTTTCACATCGTGTGAGGCTGACAAAGAGCCAATCTACCACGCTCCCGAGCCGGCTACTTTTGTTCTCAACACTCCTCCGATGGCCAATCAGCTCTACATCCTTCAGGATGGAGGAACTGTCTCACTCACTACATCACAACCCGACTACGGTGTAGCCACCACAACCCAATATTCTGTCGATGTCACTCTTGACAATGAGTTCGTAGAGGCGACAGCTGAAGGAGGCGAGGCAAACTACATGACCTTAACACCCAAAGTCCCGACTCAGGCCAAAATCGAACTTGATGCGAAAGAGCTCGACGAAGTACTTTGCAAGCTCATGGGTGTCAGCTCTTTTGCTCAGTATCCAGAAGAAGGAATCGCCCCTGTCAAGGTTACAATGCGCGCACATGCGTGGATTACAAACGTCGCTTCAAGCCAGTGCGTGTCCAACAATATCGTACTTGAGGCAGTGCAGCTGTTCAATCCGTTCCCGGAAGTGCCCAGATTCGTTTATTTTGTCGGAGCTCCGACAGGCTGGACCGAACCGTCGGAAGCCAATGCCAAACTCTATGCCAACTGGGCTATCGAAGAGACCGGTGTCGGAACAGGAATATTTGAAGGTTCTGTGAACATACCTGCCGGCGCTCAGGAATTCCGATTCTACACTCAGCTCGCAGGCTGGGATGCTCCCAACGCTTCACTTGGCGCACAAACAGCCGGCTCTGTGGTCAACTTCAGCAATACCGACATCTTGCTTGACCCGACCTACACCCAGAACAACTGGAAGACCGATGAAAGCTGGGCCGGTGGCGATGTGACATTCGTCTTTGACCTCACCGATGCAGATGCTCCCAAAATCACTGCCAAAGAAGGTAAATTCGTTAAAGAAACCTACGTATATCTTGTAGGCTCGATGGCAGGATGGGCAGAACCAAGCGAAGCAAGCGCAGCTGTCTATGCAAACTGGCGTCTTATCGACCGTGAAGGAGAAGGTATCTACACCAATACGTTCAACATTGCAGCCGGCGATCTTTATTTCAGAATTTATCCTGAACTTACCGGCTGGGGAGCCACTCCATATTCGTCAGACAATGGAGGTTCAGACCTGACAATGACTCTCGGCGACGCTTACAAATGCGTTACCGGCGAAGGCTGCTGGACATTCAACTGGGGCGGCGGTGACCTCACTTTCACACTTGATACAACAGCCGATCCTGCGACGCTCACTGTATCATCCGCCACTGAATAA
- a CDS encoding cadherin repeat domain-containing protein — protein sequence MKKSVLFGIFAIGIGLVSCDNDFDFPNPPGQSNPQEPIYDSANLTISSIVSGTINLDEANNSDTLVPLAEITASDSLVAGYELKFVGQMAATDAFSTPAEFPVELQETQLMANPDDLDAAFHEVMKTLDPASKETHIRYIAYAVEGSNYMRLGGENVYYCPMTATMSPFAPEFTIEEEYYIVGTCTNGTLDIDKAIKMTNSGISPYDDPSFSGMIEVSPDQAAGGYEWAIVPRSTIIAGSGIVIAPDADLADEKSGYLKDYTSLGTYGMINEASKFLLTVNLKPEDGLYSYDIAYAFDNLWTPGPANNWSAGASQMLYTNNYKNYQGYVHIDGEFKFTSAPDWDHTNFGFAEAGKLSTDGGAGNLNVTQNNEPFGNSLYWCTADIVALTYTTTPIESIAIIGDATVGGWSEETKMTPSEDLLTWTLKTTLTNGEFKFRANNDLNINLGGSLDNLTMDGANITAPVTGEVTITLDLSSLPYTATIK from the coding sequence ATGAAAAAATCAGTATTATTCGGCATATTTGCTATAGGCATCGGACTTGTCTCCTGCGACAATGACTTCGACTTCCCCAACCCTCCCGGCCAGTCAAATCCGCAAGAACCAATCTACGATTCCGCCAATCTAACCATTTCGTCAATCGTATCAGGCACAATCAACCTTGACGAAGCAAACAACAGCGACACGCTTGTTCCCCTCGCGGAGATCACAGCATCCGACAGTCTTGTAGCCGGCTATGAACTCAAGTTTGTAGGCCAGATGGCTGCGACAGACGCATTCTCGACTCCCGCAGAGTTTCCCGTAGAACTTCAGGAAACACAGCTCATGGCCAATCCCGATGACCTTGACGCTGCCTTCCATGAAGTTATGAAGACTCTCGACCCTGCATCCAAGGAAACCCACATCCGTTATATAGCCTATGCGGTCGAAGGATCCAATTATATGCGTCTCGGCGGTGAAAACGTCTACTACTGCCCCATGACAGCCACGATGTCGCCGTTCGCTCCTGAATTCACAATCGAAGAGGAGTATTACATTGTCGGCACATGCACTAACGGCACGCTCGACATCGACAAGGCTATAAAAATGACCAACAGTGGCATCAGTCCCTACGACGATCCCTCGTTCTCAGGCATGATTGAAGTCAGCCCTGACCAAGCGGCCGGCGGTTATGAATGGGCAATTGTTCCCCGTTCGACCATCATTGCAGGTTCAGGTATCGTAATCGCACCCGACGCTGACCTCGCCGATGAAAAAAGCGGCTATCTCAAGGACTACACGTCACTCGGCACTTACGGCATGATCAACGAGGCAAGCAAATTCCTCCTCACTGTCAATCTTAAGCCCGAAGACGGCTTATACAGCTACGATATAGCTTATGCTTTCGACAACCTCTGGACTCCCGGTCCTGCCAACAACTGGAGCGCTGGTGCATCACAGATGCTCTACACCAATAATTACAAGAACTATCAGGGATATGTCCATATCGACGGTGAATTCAAATTCACATCGGCTCCAGACTGGGATCACACCAACTTCGGTTTTGCCGAAGCAGGAAAGCTCTCGACCGACGGAGGCGCAGGCAACCTGAATGTAACCCAGAACAATGAACCCTTCGGAAACAGCCTCTACTGGTGTACCGCCGACATCGTTGCCCTCACCTACACCACCACACCGATTGAATCAATCGCCATCATCGGCGATGCAACTGTCGGCGGATGGAGCGAAGAAACCAAAATGACTCCCTCTGAGGATCTCCTCACATGGACTCTCAAGACAACGCTCACCAACGGTGAATTCAAGTTCCGAGCCAACAACGACTTGAACATCAATCTCGGAGGTTCTCTTGACAATCTGACTATGGATGGAGCCAATATTACAGCACCTGTCACCGGTGAAGTGACCATCACCCTCGACCTCAGCTCACTCCCCTACACAGCTACCATCAAGTAA
- a CDS encoding alpha-L-arabinofuranosidase C-terminal domain-containing protein, with translation MNLKSTFITTALLLGASLTSGSQVLTVRTDKPGAEVQPTMYGLFFEDINYAADGGLYAEMVKNRSFEFPQSLMGWESFGNVTVRDDGPFERNPHYVRLTPAGHGHKSTGLSNEGFFGVAFRKGETYRFSVWARTPADGKKSKIRVELTDPASMGETQVMASQTIEIDSKEWKRYTATLTPSATVAKGRLRVFLDSGNGCDLEHVSLFPADTWKGHENGLRKDLAQKLADIHPGLLRFPGGCIVEGTDLQTRYQWKNSVGPVENRPLNENRWHYTFRHRFFPDYYQSYGLGFFEYFRLAEEIGAEPLPVLSVGLACQYQNKDMGAHVPTDSLKPYIDDALDLIEFANGPVESEWGKLRADMGHPSPFNLKFIAIGNEQWGPEYPERLQHFVKAIRDKYPDIKIVGSSGPSASGDKFDYLWPEMKRLKADLVDEHYYQPEEFFLTQADRYDSYDRKGPKVFAGEYACHGKGKKFNHFNAALMEAAFMTGLERNADVVHMATYAPLFAHVEGWQWRPDMIWFDNLNSVATASYYVQQLYATYKGSRVLPLTLDGHPVAGKEGQNGLYASAVIDDKTDEYIVKVANTSGSPRELTLKFDGLKKSRKFSDGHAITLSADDPDADNTVDNPSRIVPSESRLTVDGNTIPVTIPAKTFAVYILK, from the coding sequence ATGAATCTTAAATCGACTTTTATCACTACCGCCCTTTTATTGGGTGCGTCGCTCACGTCCGGTTCACAGGTGCTCACCGTCCGCACCGACAAACCCGGAGCAGAAGTGCAGCCAACCATGTACGGACTGTTTTTTGAGGACATTAACTATGCCGCTGACGGCGGACTTTACGCCGAAATGGTCAAAAACCGCTCCTTCGAATTCCCGCAGTCACTGATGGGCTGGGAAAGTTTCGGAAATGTGACCGTAAGAGACGACGGCCCATTTGAACGCAACCCGCACTACGTCAGGCTTACCCCTGCCGGCCACGGGCACAAATCGACAGGTCTCAGCAACGAAGGTTTCTTCGGTGTGGCCTTCCGCAAGGGAGAGACATACAGGTTCAGCGTATGGGCACGCACACCAGCTGACGGGAAAAAATCGAAAATACGGGTGGAACTGACCGACCCGGCCTCGATGGGCGAGACTCAGGTCATGGCCTCACAGACTATTGAAATAGACTCCAAGGAATGGAAACGCTACACCGCCACACTCACCCCGTCGGCCACTGTGGCGAAAGGCCGTCTGCGCGTCTTCCTCGACTCCGGCAACGGCTGCGATCTCGAACACGTGTCGCTCTTCCCCGCCGACACATGGAAAGGGCATGAAAACGGACTGCGCAAAGACCTTGCACAGAAACTCGCCGACATCCATCCCGGACTGCTGCGCTTCCCCGGCGGATGTATAGTAGAGGGCACAGACCTGCAGACACGCTACCAATGGAAAAACAGTGTCGGGCCGGTCGAAAACCGTCCGCTCAACGAAAACCGATGGCACTACACCTTCCGCCACCGCTTCTTCCCAGACTATTACCAGAGCTACGGACTCGGATTTTTCGAATATTTCCGGCTTGCAGAGGAAATCGGAGCTGAACCGCTCCCTGTCCTCAGCGTAGGACTGGCGTGCCAGTATCAGAACAAGGACATGGGCGCGCATGTCCCGACCGACAGTCTGAAACCATATATCGACGACGCTCTCGACCTCATCGAGTTTGCCAACGGGCCGGTCGAAAGCGAGTGGGGAAAACTGCGTGCCGACATGGGACATCCGTCACCCTTCAATCTCAAATTCATTGCCATCGGCAACGAGCAGTGGGGACCGGAGTATCCCGAACGCCTTCAGCACTTCGTCAAGGCCATACGCGATAAATATCCCGACATAAAGATTGTCGGCTCATCCGGACCGAGCGCATCGGGCGATAAATTCGACTATCTCTGGCCTGAGATGAAACGATTGAAAGCCGACCTCGTTGACGAGCACTACTATCAGCCCGAAGAGTTCTTCCTTACCCAAGCCGATCGCTACGACAGCTATGACCGCAAAGGCCCGAAAGTCTTCGCCGGCGAATATGCCTGCCACGGCAAGGGCAAAAAGTTCAACCACTTCAACGCCGCCCTTATGGAAGCTGCCTTCATGACAGGTCTCGAACGCAATGCCGATGTCGTACACATGGCCACCTACGCGCCGCTCTTCGCCCACGTCGAAGGCTGGCAGTGGCGTCCCGACATGATATGGTTTGACAATCTCAACTCCGTCGCAACCGCAAGTTACTATGTGCAGCAGCTCTACGCCACATACAAAGGCTCACGCGTGCTCCCGCTGACACTCGACGGACATCCTGTGGCCGGCAAGGAGGGACAGAACGGACTCTATGCCTCGGCGGTCATCGACGACAAGACGGATGAATATATCGTAAAAGTCGCCAACACCTCCGGCTCGCCACGCGAACTGACCCTGAAATTCGACGGACTGAAAAAATCACGCAAATTCAGCGACGGACATGCAATCACACTGTCGGCCGACGACCCGGATGCAGACAACACAGTCGACAATCCCTCCCGCATCGTCCCGTCTGAGAGCCGGCTGACAGTTGACGGCAACACCATCCCGGTCACCATTCCGGCCAAGACATTTGCTGTCTACATCCTCAAATGA
- a CDS encoding glycoside hydrolase family 28 protein, with protein MKKSVIALLLACALGGGSFAGTASAQSQSAKEKAAARDKESAKAWVELYPEIEKAIQAPTFRDKDYPIFKYGKKSNTEGYLYTELINKVIDRCSKEGGGRVVIPAGTWLTGPITLKSNVNLHLEEGATLLFTSDLKEYPIVRTRWEGVDCYNYQPMVYAFEQENIAITGKGTLDGGGKFENWWRMCGARHFGWEEGIVSQKIGRPILLEWNEKGVPVEQRRLGDGYGMRVQLVNPMMCKNVLIEGVTMLRSPFWVIHPALCDNVIVRNVHVQNEGPNGDGCDPDACKNVLIEGCYFDTGDDCIAIKSGRNRDGRDGRPSENIIVRNCRMKNGHGGVVIGSEISGGYRNLFVENCQMDSPLLDRVIRIKTNNCRGGIIENVYVRNVEVGECKEAVLKINLIYDPKEICNRAYAPIVRNVYLDNVTCKKSKYGVYIDAYDDRCNVYNVEVKNSSFDGVQTGAFLLNGQAADVRFFNLKINGNAM; from the coding sequence ATGAAAAAATCAGTCATCGCACTTCTGCTTGCATGTGCGCTCGGTGGCGGAAGTTTCGCCGGGACTGCTTCGGCTCAGTCGCAATCCGCAAAAGAAAAAGCAGCCGCGCGCGATAAGGAATCGGCCAAGGCTTGGGTCGAGCTTTATCCTGAAATCGAGAAGGCCATTCAGGCTCCGACTTTCCGCGATAAGGATTATCCGATTTTCAAATACGGCAAAAAATCTAATACCGAAGGTTACCTATATACAGAACTCATCAACAAGGTTATTGACCGCTGTTCCAAGGAAGGCGGAGGCCGTGTGGTGATTCCGGCCGGAACTTGGCTGACAGGTCCGATTACGCTTAAGAGCAATGTCAACCTTCATCTTGAAGAGGGTGCCACACTGCTGTTTACTTCTGACCTGAAGGAATATCCTATCGTGCGCACTCGTTGGGAAGGTGTCGACTGCTATAACTATCAGCCGATGGTCTATGCTTTCGAGCAGGAAAACATAGCCATTACCGGCAAGGGTACTCTCGACGGCGGCGGTAAGTTTGAAAACTGGTGGCGCATGTGTGGCGCAAGGCATTTCGGCTGGGAAGAGGGAATCGTGTCGCAGAAAATCGGCCGTCCTATTCTTCTTGAATGGAATGAAAAGGGTGTGCCCGTAGAGCAGCGCCGTCTCGGCGACGGTTACGGCATGCGTGTGCAGCTTGTCAATCCGATGATGTGCAAGAATGTGCTTATCGAAGGTGTGACGATGCTCCGCTCTCCGTTCTGGGTGATTCACCCCGCACTCTGCGACAATGTGATCGTCCGCAATGTCCATGTGCAGAACGAAGGTCCCAATGGCGATGGCTGTGATCCTGATGCCTGCAAGAATGTGCTTATCGAAGGCTGCTACTTCGACACCGGCGACGACTGCATCGCCATCAAGAGCGGCCGTAACCGCGACGGTCGCGACGGTCGTCCGTCGGAAAACATCATCGTGCGCAACTGCCGTATGAAAAACGGTCATGGCGGCGTGGTGATCGGCAGTGAGATTTCAGGTGGCTACCGTAACCTTTTCGTCGAGAACTGCCAGATGGACTCTCCGCTCCTTGACCGTGTGATCCGTATCAAGACCAACAATTGCCGAGGAGGCATCATCGAGAATGTCTATGTGCGCAACGTTGAGGTGGGCGAATGCAAGGAGGCAGTGTTGAAAATCAATCTCATCTACGATCCGAAAGAAATCTGCAACCGTGCCTACGCTCCTATCGTGCGCAATGTCTATCTCGACAACGTGACCTGCAAAAAGAGCAAGTATGGTGTCTATATCGACGCTTACGATGACCGCTGCAATGTCTACAATGTTGAGGTGAAGAATTCAAGCTTCGACGGCGTGCAGACAGGCGCGTTCCTTCTCAACGGTCAGGCAGCCGATGTCCGTTTCTTTAATCTCAAAATCAACGGCAACGCTATGTAA